In Mixophyes fleayi isolate aMixFle1 chromosome 4, aMixFle1.hap1, whole genome shotgun sequence, the following proteins share a genomic window:
- the IKBKB gene encoding inhibitor of nuclear factor kappa-B kinase subunit beta, with product MPPPSHTQSCGPWEMKERLGTGGFGYVLRWLNRDTGEEVAIKQCRQELSPKNRERWCLEIQIMKKLNHRNVVSAREVPEGMQNLSPNDLPLLAMEFCLGGDLRKHLNQYENCCGLKEGAILTLLCDISSALRYLHENRIIHRDLKPENIVLQQGERRLIHKIIDLGYAKELDQGSMCTSFVGTLQYLAPELLEQQKYTVTVDYWSFGTLAFECITGFRPFLPQWQPVQWHGKIHEKSNEHIVVYEDLSGSVKFSSVLPLPNHLNGILAGKLERWLQCMLMWHARQRGTDPQNPEVGCFQALDSILSLKLLSVLNMVSGRLHTYPVSDGENLQSLKSRLQQDTGIPEEEQELLQASGLALNPHQPVVQYVSDNMVSDGRNGENDLIFLFDNRKTVYEPQISHRPHPEGVAYVLQNPKHPLTYVQMRRVWGQMWQTIRTLKEDCARLQMGQRTTMVNLLRYNTELSKKKNLMTSECEQLKAKLDFYRSSIQIDLEKYSEQMEFGITSEKLLSTWREMEQAVELCGREQEVQLLVEKMMALQTDSVDLQRNPLGRRHRGTLDDIEEQAKDLYRKLRERPRDQRTGGDSHEMVRLLLQAIQSFEKRVALIYDQLSKTVLCKRKALELAPRVKEVMSLMREDERMVVKRQEKRQQELWDLLRIACSKVRGPVSAPLLPQPPALPESLNQECAKKSEDLLFESRSLCVQLESSMKSLLTERDTSLMSFDWSWLPPQEEELGGCQITAT from the exons GTTAAATCACAGAAATGTGGTATCAGCCCGGGAAGTGCCTGAGGGGATGCAGAATCTGTCACCCAATGATCTTCCTCTGCTGGCCATGGAGTTCTGCTTGGGAGGTGACCTGCGCAAG CATCTGAATCAGTATGAGAATTGCTGTGGACTGAAGGAAGGCGCGATACTGACCCTGCTGTGTGACATCT CCTCTGCTCTCCGTTATCTCCATGAGAACCGAATAATTCACAGAGACCTGAAACCAGAGAACATTGTCCTGCAGCAGGGAGAGCGCAGG TTGATTCATAAGATAATTGACCTGGGATATGCCAAGGAGCTGGATCAGGGCAGTATGTGTACCTCTTTTGTGGGCACCTTGCAGTATCTG GCCCCGGAATTACTGGAGCAGCAGAAGTACACAGTGACTGTAGACTACTGGAGTTTTGGCACTCTGGCCTTTGAGTGTATAACGGGATTTCGTCCTTTTCTTCCACAATGGCAGCCTGTACAGTG GCATGGAAAGATACATGAGAAAAGTAATGAACACATTGTGGTGTATGAAGACCTCTCAGGATCAGTGAAGTTCTCCAGTGTCCTGCCATTGCCCAATCACCTCAATGG GATTCTGGCTGGTAAATTAGAACGCTGGCTGCAGTGCATGTTAATGTGGCACGCAAGACAAAGGGGCACAGATCCACAAAACCCAGAAGTTGGCTGTTTCCAGGCTCTGGACTCCATTCTTAGCCTCAAG CTGCTATCTGTTTTGAACATGGTGTCTGGCCGCTTGCACACGTATCCAGTGTCAGATGGTGAGAACCTGCAGTCTTTAAAGAGCCGCTTGCAGCAAGATACGGGGATCCCAGAAGAGGAGCAGGAACTACTACAAGCCTCTGGTCTAGCCTTGAATCCCCACCAGCCTGTCGTTCAATATGTGTCAGATAACATG GTCAGTGATGGGCGTAACGGGGAGAATGACCTCATCTTTCTCTTTGATAATCGGAAAACAGTGTATGAACCCCAGATATCACATCGCCCCCACCCCGAAGGTGTCGCATATGTGT TGCAGAACCCCAAGCATCCCCTGACGTACGTCCAGATGCGCAGAGTTTGGGGACAGATGTGGCAGACAATACGCACATTGAAAGAGGACTGTGCCCGGCTGCAGATGGGACAACGTACCACTAT GGTGAACCTTCTGCGATATAACACTGAGCTTTCCAAAAAGAAGAATCTGATGACCTCCGAGTGTGAGCAGCTAAAAGCCAAACTTGATTTCTACCGGAGCAGTATCCAGATTGATCTAGAAAAATACAGTGAACAGATGGAGTTTGGAATTA cCTCTGAAAAGCTGCTGTCAACGTGGAGAGAGATGGAGCAGGCTGTCGAGCTGTGCGGGAGG GAGCAGGAGGTGCAGCTTTTAGTGGAGAAGATGATGGCCTTGCAAACAGACAGTGTGGACTTGCAGAGAAACCCGCTGGGCAGGAGACATCGGGGAACCCTTGACGACAT AGAGGAGCAGGCTAAGGATCTGTATCGTAAGCTACGAGAAAGGCCCAGAG ATCAGAGGACTGGAGGGGACAGCCATGAGATGGTGAGACTCCTTCTCCAGGCTATCCAGAGCTTTGAGAAGAGAGTTGCGTTAATATATGACCAGCTCAG TAAGACAGTCCTATGCAAGAGGAAAGCCCTGGAGCTGGCCCCTCGGGTGAAGGAAGTCATGAGCCTTATGAGAGAAGACGAGAGAATGGTGGtgaagagacaagagaagagacAACAGGAGCTGTGGGACCTCCTGAGGATCGCTTGT AGTAAAGTGCGCGGTCCAGTAAGTGCTCCGCTTCTTCCGCAACCTCCCGCCCTGCCAGAGAGTCTAAACCAGGAGTGTGCCAAGAAGAG TGAGGACCTTCTGTTCGAGTCACGGAGTCTGTGTGTACAACTCGAGTCCTCTATGAAGAGTTTACTGACAGAGCGAGACACTAGTCTCATG TCATTTGATTGGTCTTGGCTGCCCCCACAAGAAGAGGAACTGGGAGGTTGTCAGATTACAGCAACGTGA